Proteins from a genomic interval of Ralstonia wenshanensis:
- a CDS encoding ATP-binding response regulator, producing MNASLRLFFAKFGLASRAPLELDARAKLLAAVHRGAPMGIAASVVLPALTVAAFWDASNRPVLLGWCLIMLCLTASGLRFYFGYRYDLTRMTLAPHTRKWWTGMHVMSAVGGVAWGCSAGLYLMSPSLEFSSLLMIVIIGVAAAAVLSQAPVPSSLLILGTGILAPHFVLADQAFPGHGLYLRGVLLFFAALLTRHAVNIHNTLVREIQLENESRQLARRYQDEKQRALSASEEKSRFLAAASHDLRQPVHAIVLLVEALRARNQSESLAPLVEQLASGAATIDLLFRSLLDLSKLESRKTSPTLEPVDLGEVITEVVQQFMPDARAKGLTLAARIPPLPVFGMAEPVLLRRALFNLLQNALRYTERGGVMVALRVRQKHLRIEVWDTGIGIAPEHQKDIFSTYYQVENPERDPSQGLGLGLSIYKECVRLLRGTFGVRSVPGRGSMFWMALRPVPAEIKAPLATQPRAEQKRAVLDQPRFSGVVLVVDDDPQIRKAWHALLEAWGVEVHSAADGRSAEQLLARGIRPQIIFCDLRLPGEEDGLQLLERWQVSHPDAHAVLLTGDRNSAALARAEEAGYLLLAKPMDPNMLRVLLKRWLRGRSAEPQVAY from the coding sequence TTGAACGCCTCGCTGCGCCTATTCTTCGCCAAGTTCGGGCTTGCCAGCCGCGCGCCGCTTGAACTGGACGCCCGAGCCAAGCTGCTCGCCGCCGTGCATCGCGGGGCGCCCATGGGGATTGCCGCCTCGGTCGTGCTGCCCGCCTTGACGGTCGCCGCGTTCTGGGACGCCTCCAACCGCCCGGTGTTGCTGGGCTGGTGTCTGATCATGCTGTGCCTGACGGCGTCAGGTCTGCGCTTCTATTTTGGCTATCGCTACGACCTGACCCGCATGACGCTGGCCCCGCACACCCGCAAGTGGTGGACGGGCATGCACGTGATGTCGGCGGTCGGTGGGGTGGCGTGGGGCTGTTCGGCCGGGCTGTATCTGATGTCGCCGTCGCTGGAGTTCAGCAGTCTGCTGATGATCGTGATCATCGGTGTGGCGGCGGCAGCGGTGTTGTCGCAGGCGCCGGTGCCGTCCAGCCTGCTGATCCTCGGGACTGGCATCCTAGCGCCGCACTTTGTGCTGGCCGACCAGGCATTTCCGGGGCACGGGCTGTATTTGCGCGGCGTGCTGCTGTTCTTTGCGGCCCTGCTGACGCGGCATGCCGTCAACATCCACAACACGCTGGTGCGCGAAATCCAGCTTGAGAACGAGAGCCGCCAGCTTGCGCGCCGCTATCAGGACGAAAAGCAGCGCGCGTTGTCGGCATCGGAAGAAAAATCGCGCTTCCTGGCGGCCGCCAGCCACGACTTGCGTCAGCCGGTGCATGCGATCGTGCTCCTGGTGGAGGCGCTGCGGGCGCGCAACCAGTCGGAATCCTTGGCGCCGCTGGTGGAGCAGCTGGCCTCGGGCGCGGCGACCATCGACTTGCTGTTCCGCTCGCTGCTGGACCTGTCCAAGCTGGAGAGCCGCAAGACGTCGCCCACGCTGGAGCCGGTGGACCTTGGCGAGGTCATCACCGAAGTGGTCCAGCAGTTCATGCCGGATGCGCGCGCCAAGGGCCTGACGCTCGCGGCGCGTATTCCGCCGTTGCCGGTGTTCGGTATGGCCGAGCCGGTGCTGCTGCGCCGGGCGCTGTTCAACCTGCTGCAGAACGCGCTGCGCTACACCGAGCGCGGCGGCGTGATGGTGGCGCTGCGCGTGCGGCAGAAACATCTGCGGATCGAGGTGTGGGATACCGGCATCGGCATCGCGCCTGAGCACCAGAAAGACATCTTCTCGACGTATTACCAGGTTGAAAACCCCGAGCGCGATCCGAGTCAGGGCCTGGGTTTGGGCCTGTCGATCTACAAGGAATGTGTGCGGCTGCTGCGCGGCACGTTTGGCGTGCGCTCGGTGCCGGGGCGCGGTTCGATGTTCTGGATGGCGCTCCGGCCGGTGCCCGCCGAAATCAAGGCGCCGCTGGCCACGCAGCCACGCGCCGAGCAGAAGCGCGCCGTGCTCGATCAGCCGCGGTTCTCGGGCGTGGTGCTGGTGGTAGACGACGATCCGCAGATTCGCAAGGCGTGGCACGCGCTGCTCGAAGCGTGGGGCGTGGAAGTCCACAGCGCCGCCGATGGCCGCTCCGCCGAGCAACTGCTGGCGCGCGGCATCCGCCCGCAGATCATCTTCTGCGACCTGCGCCTGCCCGGCGAGGAGGATGGCCTGCAACTGCTCGAGCGCTGGCAAGTCAGCCACCCCGATGCCCACGCCGTGCTGCTGACTGGCGATCGCAACTCCGCCGCCCTGGCGCGCGCCGAAGAAGCCGGCTATCTGCTGCTGGCCAAGCCGATGGACCCGAACATGCTGCGCGTGCTGCTCAAGCGCTGGCTGCGCGGCCGCTCAGCCGAGCCGCAGGTCGCTTATTGA
- a CDS encoding bifunctional riboflavin kinase/FAD synthetase, which translates to MKVFRGLPNAESRAPCALTIGNFDGVHRGHQSLLARARAAADARGLPLTVMTFEPHPREFFMPDRAPTRIALLRDKLESLRRQGVDRVVVEHFNTHFAGQTPDEFVRNVLVDGLHTRWLLVGDDFRFGAKRAGDFAYLQAAGAQFGFEVEQMGSVSESGVRISSSAVREALAAGDLEHARRLLGHGYAISGHVVHGQKLGRSLGFPTLNLRISHRKPAVAGIFVVQVHGLAEKPLPAVASIGVRPTVDDSGRVLLEVHIFDYHASVYGKLVRVEFMKKLRDEARYDSLDALKDAIAQDCVHARQFFGLPIPPAGESPTLRRDFATSATDRIQ; encoded by the coding sequence GTGAAAGTCTTTCGCGGCTTGCCCAACGCCGAAAGTCGCGCTCCCTGCGCGTTGACCATCGGCAACTTCGACGGCGTACATCGCGGGCACCAGTCTTTGCTGGCCCGCGCACGCGCGGCGGCCGACGCACGCGGATTGCCGCTCACGGTGATGACGTTCGAGCCGCATCCGCGCGAATTCTTCATGCCGGACCGCGCGCCCACCCGCATTGCACTGCTGCGCGACAAGCTGGAAAGCCTGCGCCGCCAGGGCGTCGACCGCGTGGTCGTGGAGCATTTCAACACGCATTTCGCCGGGCAGACGCCGGACGAGTTCGTGCGCAATGTTCTGGTCGATGGCCTGCACACGCGCTGGCTGCTGGTGGGCGATGATTTCCGCTTCGGCGCCAAGCGCGCTGGCGATTTCGCTTATCTGCAGGCCGCCGGTGCCCAGTTCGGCTTCGAAGTCGAGCAGATGGGTTCGGTGTCGGAGTCCGGCGTGCGCATCTCCAGCTCGGCCGTGCGCGAGGCGCTGGCCGCCGGCGACCTGGAACACGCTCGCCGCCTGTTGGGGCACGGTTATGCCATCAGCGGACACGTGGTGCACGGGCAAAAGCTCGGCCGCTCGCTGGGCTTCCCGACGCTGAATTTGCGCATTTCGCATCGCAAGCCGGCAGTGGCCGGCATCTTTGTCGTGCAGGTGCACGGGCTGGCCGAAAAACCGCTGCCTGCCGTCGCCAGCATCGGTGTACGCCCAACGGTGGATGACTCCGGCCGCGTGCTGCTGGAAGTGCACATCTTCGATTACCACGCGAGCGTCTACGGCAAGCTGGTGCGTGTGGAATTCATGAAGAAGCTGCGCGACGAGGCTCGCTACGATTCGCTCGATGCCCTCAAGGACGCCATCGCGCAGGACTGCGTTCATGCACGGCAGTTCTTCGGCCTGCCCATTCCGCCAGCCGGCGAGTCGCCAACGCTTCGGCGCGACTTCGCCACCTCCGCCACCGATCGAATTCAGTAG
- the ileS gene encoding isoleucine--tRNA ligase yields MSDSKKPTPEKSKYPVNLLDTPFPMRGDLPKREPQWVKQWQDKQLYKKIRAARKGAKKFILHDGPPYANGDLHIGHAVNKILKDMVIKARGLTGLDAVYVPGWDCHGMPIEIQIEKQFGKGLPVKEVQEKARAYATGQIARQKADFERLGVLGDWADPYLTMNFRNEADEVRALGKILEKGYVFRGLKPVNWCFDCGSALAEAEVEYADRTDLSIDVGFPFADIDALASAFHVGADVLKAKPGWIVIWTTTPWTIPSNQALNLHPEIEYALVDTPRGLLIVAKERVEACLQSWKLEGTVLATCEGAALSGVRFHHPLAKMDAGYDRTSPVYLGDYVTIDTGTGIVHSAPAYGVEDFQSCKSHGMPDSEIINPVMGNGVYASTLPLFGGQMIWDANPKIVEVLRDSGNLFDAHKHPHSYMHCWRHKTPIIYRATSQWFAGMDVQPNDGNATLRETALAGIDATAFYPSWGKQRLHNMIANRPDWTLSRQRQWGVPMAFFVHKETGALHPRTPELLEQVAQRIEKSGIEAWQTLDPRELLGDEADMYEKNRDTLDVWFDSGTTHWHVIRGSHAADLYDASADLPDGRLADLYLEGSDQHRGWFHSSLLTASMLYGKPPYKGLLTHGFTVDGEGRKMSKSIGNTIAPQEIANKMGAEIIRLWVASTDYSGELAISDEILKRVVEGYRRIRNTLRFLLANLTDYDHAKHTLPTEQWLEIDRYAVAMTDALQKEVLSHYDVYEFHPVVAKLQTFCSEDLGGFYLDVLKDRLYTTAPDSVARRSAQNALYHITQAMLHWMAPFLSFTAEEAWQVFAHGTEHTDTIFTSTYYNAPVPQGASALLEKWAAIRNVRGEVTKQLEALRIDGKIGSSLQAEVTVSAGESVHDALASLGDDLRFVLITSAAKLERAPEGGDLLITVVPSTHAKCERCWHYRADVGHDHAHPTLCKRCTDNLFGAGEQRSAA; encoded by the coding sequence ATGTCCGATTCCAAGAAGCCCACGCCGGAGAAGAGCAAGTACCCGGTCAACCTGCTGGACACCCCGTTCCCCATGCGCGGCGATCTGCCCAAGCGCGAACCGCAGTGGGTCAAGCAATGGCAGGACAAGCAGCTCTACAAGAAGATCCGCGCCGCACGCAAGGGCGCGAAGAAGTTCATCCTCCACGACGGCCCGCCGTATGCCAACGGCGATCTGCACATCGGCCACGCGGTCAACAAGATCCTCAAGGACATGGTGATCAAGGCGCGCGGCCTGACTGGCCTGGACGCCGTCTACGTGCCGGGCTGGGATTGCCACGGCATGCCGATCGAGATCCAGATCGAGAAGCAGTTCGGCAAGGGCCTGCCCGTCAAGGAAGTACAAGAGAAGGCGCGTGCGTACGCCACGGGCCAGATCGCACGCCAGAAGGCGGATTTCGAGCGCCTGGGGGTGCTGGGCGACTGGGCCGATCCGTACCTCACCATGAACTTCCGCAACGAAGCGGATGAAGTGCGTGCGCTCGGCAAGATCCTGGAGAAGGGCTACGTCTTCCGCGGCCTGAAGCCGGTCAACTGGTGTTTCGATTGCGGCTCGGCATTGGCTGAAGCCGAAGTGGAATACGCGGACCGCACCGACCTGTCGATCGACGTCGGCTTCCCGTTTGCCGATATCGACGCACTGGCGAGCGCCTTCCACGTGGGCGCCGACGTGCTCAAGGCCAAGCCAGGCTGGATTGTGATCTGGACCACAACGCCGTGGACGATCCCCTCCAACCAGGCGCTGAACCTGCACCCGGAAATCGAATACGCGCTGGTCGACACGCCGCGCGGCCTGCTGATCGTCGCCAAGGAGCGCGTCGAGGCCTGTCTGCAAAGCTGGAAGCTCGAAGGCACGGTGCTGGCCACGTGCGAAGGCGCCGCGCTCTCGGGCGTGCGCTTCCACCATCCGCTCGCCAAGATGGACGCGGGCTACGATCGCACCTCGCCCGTCTACCTGGGCGACTACGTGACCATCGACACCGGCACCGGCATCGTCCACTCCGCGCCGGCGTATGGCGTGGAAGACTTCCAGTCCTGCAAATCGCACGGCATGCCAGACTCGGAAATCATCAACCCGGTGATGGGCAACGGCGTATACGCATCGACGCTGCCGCTGTTCGGAGGCCAGATGATCTGGGACGCCAACCCGAAGATCGTCGAGGTGCTGCGTGACTCGGGCAACCTGTTCGACGCCCACAAGCACCCGCACAGCTACATGCACTGCTGGCGCCACAAGACGCCGATCATCTATCGCGCCACCTCGCAGTGGTTTGCGGGGATGGACGTGCAGCCCAACGACGGCAACGCCACGCTGCGCGAAACGGCACTCGCCGGCATCGACGCCACCGCGTTCTACCCGTCGTGGGGCAAGCAGCGCCTGCACAACATGATCGCCAACCGCCCGGACTGGACGCTCTCGCGCCAGCGCCAATGGGGCGTGCCGATGGCCTTCTTCGTGCACAAGGAAACCGGCGCGCTGCACCCGCGCACGCCAGAGCTGCTGGAGCAGGTCGCCCAGCGCATCGAAAAGAGCGGCATCGAAGCCTGGCAGACGCTGGACCCGCGCGAACTGCTCGGCGATGAGGCCGACATGTATGAGAAGAACCGCGACACGCTCGACGTGTGGTTCGACTCGGGCACGACGCACTGGCACGTCATCCGCGGCTCGCACGCGGCGGATCTGTACGACGCTTCGGCCGACCTGCCGGACGGCCGCCTGGCTGATCTGTATCTGGAAGGCTCTGACCAACACCGCGGCTGGTTCCACTCGTCGCTGCTGACGGCTTCGATGCTGTACGGCAAGCCGCCGTACAAGGGCCTGCTGACGCACGGCTTCACGGTGGACGGCGAAGGCCGCAAGATGTCCAAGTCGATCGGCAACACGATCGCGCCGCAGGAAATCGCCAACAAGATGGGCGCCGAGATCATCCGCCTGTGGGTGGCCTCGACCGATTACTCGGGCGAACTGGCCATCTCGGATGAGATCCTGAAGCGCGTGGTGGAAGGCTATCGCCGCATCCGCAACACGCTGCGCTTCCTGCTCGCCAACCTGACGGATTACGACCACGCCAAGCACACGCTGCCGACCGAACAATGGCTGGAGATCGACCGCTACGCCGTGGCGATGACGGATGCGTTGCAGAAGGAAGTCCTGTCGCACTACGATGTGTACGAATTCCACCCGGTGGTCGCCAAGCTGCAGACGTTCTGCTCGGAAGACCTGGGCGGCTTCTACCTCGACGTGCTGAAGGACCGCCTGTACACGACGGCGCCCGATTCCGTGGCGCGCCGCTCGGCGCAGAACGCGCTGTATCACATCACCCAGGCCATGCTGCACTGGATGGCGCCGTTCCTGTCGTTCACGGCAGAAGAAGCGTGGCAAGTGTTTGCGCACGGCACGGAGCACACCGACACCATCTTCACCAGCACGTACTACAACGCTCCGGTACCGCAAGGCGCCAGCGCGCTGCTGGAGAAGTGGGCCGCCATCCGCAACGTGCGCGGCGAAGTGACCAAGCAACTGGAGGCGCTGCGCATCGACGGCAAGATCGGCTCGTCGCTGCAGGCGGAGGTGACGGTGTCGGCGGGTGAATCGGTGCATGACGCACTGGCCAGCCTCGGCGACGACCTGCGCTTCGTGCTGATCACGTCCGCAGCCAAGCTGGAGCGCGCGCCGGAAGGCGGCGATCTGCTCATCACCGTGGTGCCGTCGACGCACGCCAAGTGCGAGCGCTGCTGGCACTACCGCGCCGATGTCGGCCACGACCACGCCCACCCGACCCTCTGCAAGCGCTGCACCGACAACCTGTTCGGCGCCGGTGAACAACGGAGCGCTGCCTGA
- the lspA gene encoding signal peptidase II, with protein sequence MATRNNGKSKSIGLKKNGGGHGVGPWLGLAVIWILLDQLTKIAVLKTFTYGESRPITGFFNLVLAYNKGAAFSFLAAAGGWQRWFFTGLGVAAALFIVWLLKRHSGQKLFCFALALILGGALGNVIDRVIYGHVVDFLDFYLHNYHWPAFNVADCGITIGAVLLIVDELRRVRR encoded by the coding sequence ATGGCCACTCGCAACAACGGCAAGAGCAAGTCGATCGGATTGAAGAAGAACGGCGGCGGTCATGGCGTGGGCCCCTGGCTGGGCCTGGCCGTCATCTGGATCCTGCTGGACCAGTTGACCAAGATCGCCGTCCTCAAGACTTTCACTTACGGCGAGTCGCGCCCGATCACCGGGTTCTTCAACCTGGTGCTCGCCTATAACAAGGGGGCGGCGTTTTCGTTCCTGGCGGCGGCGGGGGGCTGGCAGCGGTGGTTCTTCACGGGCCTGGGCGTAGCAGCTGCGCTGTTCATCGTGTGGCTGCTCAAGCGCCATAGCGGGCAGAAGTTGTTCTGCTTTGCGCTGGCGCTGATTCTGGGCGGCGCGCTTGGCAACGTGATCGACCGCGTCATCTACGGTCACGTGGTGGACTTCCTCGACTTCTACCTGCACAACTACCACTGGCCGGCCTTCAACGTGGCGGACTGCGGCATCACCATCGGCGCGGTGCTGCTGATCGTCGACGAACTGCGGCGCGTGCGTCGCTGA
- a CDS encoding DUF4180 domain-containing protein, with translation MPELQQWNGEAVLCLDEAGPRIATEQDALDHLIGEALGHGASMVAVPVSRLDPAFFALRTGLAGSIAQKITNYRLKLAVIGDISVHLHASSALRDWVRESNKHDTIRFVPSLDDLAADARPMPAE, from the coding sequence GTGCCGGAACTCCAGCAGTGGAATGGTGAAGCGGTGCTGTGCCTCGACGAGGCCGGCCCGCGCATCGCCACAGAGCAGGACGCGCTGGATCATCTGATCGGTGAAGCGCTGGGGCATGGCGCATCGATGGTTGCCGTGCCGGTCAGCCGCCTCGATCCAGCATTCTTCGCGCTGCGCACCGGCCTGGCCGGCAGCATCGCGCAGAAGATCACGAACTACCGATTGAAACTCGCCGTGATCGGAGACATCTCGGTGCATCTCCACGCCAGCAGCGCGCTACGCGACTGGGTGCGGGAATCCAACAAGCACGACACGATCCGCTTCGTGCCGTCGCTGGACGACCTGGCCGCCGATGCGCGGCCCATGCCTGCTGAATGA
- a CDS encoding YdcF family protein, which yields MVFDRSAARNILAWMGGCAIAAAVVGAVLVCGAKAWLRDEPKLAHADVIVVLGGESGQRVIGAAELYHAGVAPRVFVSGQGDCLLIERRLVMAGVPAERIGHECVSGSTMENARMTRETLAAQHVNSAMLVTSWYHTGRALAVFRKVWPEVAWGAHGVFPGDTLAKSVPIYEAGSILAEYVKRAWYAVRYWA from the coding sequence ATGGTTTTCGATCGTTCGGCAGCCCGCAATATCCTCGCCTGGATGGGCGGTTGCGCCATCGCGGCGGCGGTGGTCGGTGCTGTGCTCGTGTGCGGGGCCAAGGCATGGCTGCGCGACGAGCCGAAGCTCGCGCACGCAGACGTGATTGTTGTGCTGGGCGGTGAGTCGGGCCAGCGCGTGATCGGCGCCGCCGAGCTGTACCACGCAGGCGTAGCGCCTCGCGTGTTCGTCAGTGGGCAGGGCGATTGCCTCCTGATCGAGCGCCGCCTTGTGATGGCCGGTGTGCCGGCAGAGCGTATCGGCCACGAATGTGTATCCGGCAGCACGATGGAGAATGCGCGGATGACGCGCGAGACACTGGCGGCCCAGCACGTCAACAGCGCAATGCTGGTCACGAGCTGGTATCACACCGGCCGGGCGCTGGCGGTGTTCCGCAAGGTGTGGCCGGAAGTCGCGTGGGGCGCGCACGGCGTATTTCCGGGCGACACGCTGGCCAAGTCGGTTCCGATCTACGAAGCGGGGTCGATTCTTGCCGAGTACGTCAAACGGGCGTGGTACGCCGTGCGCTACTGGGCCTGA
- the coaBC gene encoding bifunctional phosphopantothenoylcysteine decarboxylase/phosphopantothenate--cysteine ligase CoaBC: MELQGKHFVLGLTGGIACYKSAELVRLLTKAGATVQVVMTEAAAHFITPVTMQALSGRPVFTSQWDGRIGNNMPHIDLSREADAIIIAPASTDFLAKLAHGMADDLLSTLCIARDCPLLVAPAMNRQMWAAPATQRNAAQLRADDVTLLGPDAGDQACGEVGDGRMLEPADIVEQLIGFFQPKLLRGHRVLLTAGPTFEPIDPVRGITNRSSGKMGFALARAAAQAGAEVTLVAGPCHQDTPAGVLRIDVQTAQQMHDAVMHELDAAKSDIFIAVAAVADWRVAQAAEQKLKKQNDTDVPALTFTQNPDILAGVARRANAPFCVGFAAETERLEEFGEAKRQKKGIPLLVGNLGQQTFGRDDNEVALFDAKGITRLPRADKLTLARQIVAAIADRVHGARS; encoded by the coding sequence ATGGAACTGCAAGGCAAACATTTCGTGCTCGGCCTGACGGGCGGCATCGCGTGCTACAAGTCCGCCGAGCTGGTGCGGCTGTTGACCAAGGCCGGGGCGACCGTGCAGGTGGTGATGACCGAGGCCGCCGCGCACTTCATCACCCCGGTGACGATGCAGGCGCTTTCCGGTCGTCCGGTCTTCACGTCGCAGTGGGACGGCCGCATCGGCAACAACATGCCGCACATCGACCTCTCGCGCGAGGCGGATGCCATCATCATCGCGCCAGCGTCCACCGACTTTCTTGCCAAGCTGGCACACGGAATGGCGGACGACCTGCTCTCCACGCTGTGCATCGCACGCGATTGCCCGCTGCTCGTGGCGCCCGCCATGAACCGCCAGATGTGGGCCGCGCCCGCCACGCAACGCAATGCCGCCCAGTTGCGCGCGGATGACGTCACGCTGCTTGGCCCCGATGCCGGCGACCAGGCCTGCGGCGAAGTCGGCGACGGCCGCATGCTAGAGCCGGCGGACATCGTCGAGCAGCTCATCGGCTTCTTCCAGCCCAAGCTGCTGCGCGGCCACCGTGTGCTGCTGACAGCGGGGCCAACCTTCGAGCCAATCGACCCGGTGCGCGGCATCACGAACCGGTCCAGCGGCAAGATGGGGTTCGCTTTGGCACGGGCGGCAGCTCAGGCCGGTGCCGAAGTCACGCTCGTCGCCGGGCCGTGCCATCAGGACACACCCGCAGGCGTGCTACGCATCGATGTGCAAACCGCCCAGCAGATGCACGACGCCGTCATGCACGAGCTGGATGCTGCCAAGAGCGACATCTTCATCGCCGTTGCGGCGGTGGCCGACTGGCGCGTGGCACAAGCCGCGGAGCAAAAGCTCAAGAAGCAGAACGACACCGACGTACCGGCACTGACGTTCACGCAGAACCCGGACATCCTCGCCGGTGTGGCGCGCCGGGCGAATGCGCCTTTCTGCGTCGGCTTTGCAGCCGAAACCGAACGGCTGGAAGAGTTCGGCGAGGCCAAGCGCCAGAAGAAGGGCATTCCGCTGCTGGTCGGCAATCTTGGTCAGCAGACCTTCGGCCGCGACGACAACGAAGTCGCACTCTTCGATGCCAAGGGCATCACGCGGCTGCCGCGCGCCGACAAGCTGACGCTCGCACGCCAGATCGTCGCCGCCATCGCCGACCGCGTGCACGGAGCACGATCATGA